Part of the Anaerolineae bacterium genome is shown below.
GCTTCCCAATGGTCAACGACATCTAACAACACCCGCTGCCAGGCTTGAGCGGTGTTTTGTACCAACCATCCATAGGAGCGAAACTCCTCATACGGCGGTCCTTCGCTGGCAACCCAGGGGATTTTCATAATCATATATTCTAACACTTTTATCCAGCTTCGTCGCTGGTCGTATTCGCCAGCTAAGGGAGCAATTCCGATATCAAATTGAGACAGTACCGTTGCCCATTGGTTATGCGGCACCCACGGGACGTGAATCAGCTGGTCTTTGGGGAGATTCAATTGTTTGACAACGCGCACATCATTCCCACAGAACATGATCCGAACGTGAGGTCTTGCCCGGCACAACCGCTGCAACGCCGGGATCAATCCACTGTCCACAAAGCTCTGATAATGCGAAACACTGCCTCCCCAGCCGATGATGATGCCCTCATGTTCCTGAACGCTGGCATTTTGATACAGGTTCAGGTCAATGTAATTTGGAATATAGATCATTTCGGTATATGCCCGCCAATCATCGGCTAACCGCCGCGACGGGGTTGTTGCAGCATGAACAAGGCGCAGTCCCCACTTGAATTGGGTCAACGGCGGAGGTTCTACTTTTTGACCGTTATCGTGCCGCACCCCCTGAATCCAATAAGAATAGTTATGATTGCTGGGATGCATCAGGTGATAAGCATCATCGAAATCTGCCAGGACAACTTTGTCTCGCGCCTTCCAGTATTGAATGGCAGATAAAACTGGCCCGAACAGATTGCGCTCAACGACAATAATATCTGCCGCCTGACAAATCTCGTCTGCCTGTGGGTCATGATGCGCAAAATCTTCGATGCCAATC
Proteins encoded:
- a CDS encoding Glycosyltransferase-like; the encoded protein is MKIVFVYADSKEEWNSSEWRCAVPYRAINRNGRHQAFMIGIEDFAHHDPQADEICQAADIIVVERNLFGPVLSAIQYWKARDKVVLADFDDAYHLMHPSNHNYSYWIQGVRHDNGQKVEPPPLTQFKWGLRLVHAATTPSRRLADDWRAYTEMIYIPNYIDLNLYQNASVQEHEGIIIGWGGSVSHYQSFVDSGLIPALQRLCRARPHVRIMFCGNDVRVVKQLNLPKDQLIHVPWVPHNQWATVLSQFDIGIAPLAGEYDQRRSWIKVLEYMIMKIPWVASEGPPYEEFRSYGWLVQNTAQAWQRVLLDVVDHWEAYKKEASGEAYLVGLSKSIDENIHLTLKRYAEIYEKVLGQPIAV